In a single window of the Pseudoxanthomonas sp. F37 genome:
- a CDS encoding glucokinase family protein encodes MANPLPTDASRGAHDAFIAADVGGTHVRIGLVRGSGEAGMPVHVLEYRKYACAEHAGLGDIVQDFLAQLGLDHGRVTRGVIASAGYALEDGTVITNNLPWRLSLADLRMRLGFDDVRLVNDFEAVAHAAAQVDASQVLQLTGPAIAPARGPTLILGPGTGLGAAVWIPAGARAVVLATEAGQAALTAGNPLEMAVLAQMLETRTHVPVEHALSGPGLLNLHAALCAVRGTAPPVYTHPGQITAAAQSGEDPLARESLEVFCGLLGSVVGDMALLYGVQGGVYLAGGILPRIRDFLIRSSFVARFLNKGTMREALERIPVKLVEHGQLGVVGAAKWYLEQQQED; translated from the coding sequence ATTGCCAATCCATTGCCGACAGATGCCAGCCGCGGGGCGCATGACGCCTTCATCGCGGCCGATGTCGGTGGCACCCATGTCCGCATCGGCCTGGTGCGCGGCAGCGGCGAGGCCGGCATGCCGGTCCACGTGCTGGAATACCGCAAGTACGCCTGCGCCGAGCATGCCGGCCTGGGCGACATCGTCCAGGACTTCCTGGCCCAGCTGGGCCTGGACCACGGTCGGGTGACGCGCGGGGTGATCGCCAGCGCCGGTTATGCGCTGGAAGACGGCACCGTCATCACCAACAACCTGCCGTGGCGCCTGTCGCTGGCCGACCTGCGCATGCGGCTCGGCTTCGACGACGTCCGCCTGGTCAACGATTTCGAAGCCGTGGCCCATGCCGCCGCGCAGGTGGATGCCAGCCAGGTGCTGCAACTGACCGGGCCGGCCATCGCACCGGCGCGTGGGCCGACCCTGATCCTGGGTCCGGGCACCGGCCTGGGCGCGGCTGTGTGGATCCCGGCCGGCGCACGTGCCGTGGTGCTGGCCACCGAAGCCGGCCAGGCGGCGCTCACCGCCGGCAACCCGCTGGAGATGGCGGTGCTGGCGCAGATGCTGGAGACCCGCACGCACGTACCGGTCGAACACGCCTTGTCCGGCCCCGGCCTGTTGAACCTGCATGCGGCCCTGTGCGCCGTGCGCGGTACCGCGCCGCCGGTCTATACCCACCCGGGCCAGATCACCGCGGCCGCGCAGTCGGGCGAAGACCCGCTGGCGCGCGAAAGCCTGGAGGTGTTCTGCGGGCTGCTGGGCAGCGTGGTGGGCGACATGGCCCTGCTCTACGGCGTGCAGGGTGGCGTGTACCTCGCCGGCGGGATCCTGCCGAGGATCCGCGATTTCCTGATCCGCAGCAGCTTCGTGGCGCGCTTCCTCAACAAGGGAACGATGCGCGAGGCGCTGGAACGTATTCCCGTGAAGCTGGTGGAGCACGGGCAGCTCGGGGTGGTGGGTGCCGCCAAGTGGTACCTGGAGCAACAGCAGGAAGATTGA
- the nagA gene encoding N-acetylglucosamine-6-phosphate deacetylase, whose translation MNAMRTATALCNARVLTPDGFVEGLAVLMQDGRIADLVADDAIPADAVRHDLRGATLLPGFIDVQVNGGGGALFNNDTSVDAIRTIARAHRRYGTTGLLPTLISDDAEVMARAIAATREAIAQGVPGVLGIHLEGPYIAPARKGTHDASKFRVPGADEIAMATSLDNGVTLLTLAPEQVPGDTIRAMAARGAIVFAGHTAGSYEQIRAGIEAGVSGFTHLYNAMSPLQGRQPGAVGAALEDDGCWCGVIVDGVHVHPASLRVALSAKPRGKVFLVTDAMPMVGSDDPSFDLYGQTITAVDGVVRNAAGSLAGSALDMATAVRNCVTLLDVPLEEAARMASTYPADLLGLGATHGGIAPGYQADLVALDEDLQVVGTWIGGA comes from the coding sequence ATGAACGCGATGCGCACCGCCACCGCCCTGTGCAATGCCCGTGTACTGACGCCGGACGGGTTCGTCGAAGGCCTGGCGGTGTTGATGCAGGATGGCCGCATCGCCGACCTGGTCGCGGACGATGCCATTCCCGCGGATGCGGTCCGCCACGACCTTCGCGGCGCGACGTTGCTGCCCGGCTTCATCGACGTGCAGGTCAACGGGGGCGGCGGTGCGCTGTTCAACAACGACACCAGCGTGGACGCCATCCGTACCATCGCCCGGGCGCACCGGCGCTACGGCACCACCGGCCTGCTGCCCACGCTGATCAGCGACGATGCCGAGGTGATGGCGCGTGCGATCGCGGCCACGCGCGAGGCCATCGCGCAGGGCGTGCCGGGCGTGCTGGGCATCCATCTGGAAGGCCCGTACATCGCGCCCGCGCGCAAGGGCACGCATGATGCGTCCAAGTTCCGCGTGCCGGGGGCGGACGAAATCGCGATGGCGACCTCGCTGGACAACGGGGTGACTCTGCTGACGCTGGCGCCGGAGCAGGTGCCGGGCGACACCATCCGCGCGATGGCCGCGCGCGGCGCCATCGTGTTCGCGGGACATACCGCGGGCAGTTACGAGCAGATCCGCGCCGGCATCGAGGCGGGCGTGTCGGGTTTCACCCATCTCTACAACGCGATGTCGCCGTTGCAGGGCCGCCAGCCCGGCGCGGTGGGCGCGGCGCTGGAAGACGACGGGTGCTGGTGCGGGGTGATCGTCGATGGCGTGCACGTGCACCCGGCCAGCCTGCGGGTGGCGCTGTCGGCCAAGCCGCGTGGCAAGGTGTTCCTGGTGACCGATGCGATGCCGATGGTCGGCTCGGACGATCCGTCGTTCGATCTCTATGGCCAGACCATCACGGCCGTCGATGGCGTGGTGCGCAACGCGGCCGGATCGCTGGCCGGCTCCGCGCTGGACATGGCCACCGCCGTGCGCAACTGCGTAACGCTGCTGGACGTGCCGCTGGAGGAAGCGGCACGCATGGCGTCCACCTATCCCGCCGATCTGCTCGGCCTGGGGGCCACGCACGGTGGCATCGCGCCCGGCTACCAGGCCGACCTGGTGGCGCTGGACGAGGACCTGCAGGTGGTCGGCACCTGGATCGGCGGCGCCTGA
- a CDS encoding LacI family DNA-binding transcriptional regulator codes for MRRPTIKDVAERAKVSLKTVSRVINNEPSVLQGTRARVLHAIAELDYEPDQSARNLRSGTPFVIGLVYDNPNPYHIIGVQNGVLAACKETGFGLQIHPVDSTSPLLAEELVEFVQRSRLAGLVLTAPMSERAELVNALAARGVKLVRIIAATEDPEDGLPCVYVDDRDAAYEITEHLIQLGHQRIGFLWGGLAHRSSTERYAGYEKALKDYGIPLDKHLVVPGDYTFDDGFRGARRLLALREPPTAIFGSNDEIAAGVLAAAKSAGMNVPYDLSIAGFEDSPFSKQSWPPLTTAKQATQDIAKQAARLLIAGLRQDAYDDHPTAVHNQGFVPQLVVRGSTAPVRPRADRPEPLSP; via the coding sequence ATGCGCCGACCCACCATCAAGGACGTCGCCGAACGCGCGAAGGTCTCGCTGAAGACCGTGTCCCGGGTGATCAACAACGAGCCGTCGGTGCTGCAGGGCACGCGCGCGCGCGTGCTGCACGCCATCGCCGAACTGGACTACGAACCGGACCAGTCCGCGCGCAACCTGCGCAGCGGCACGCCGTTCGTGATCGGCTTGGTGTACGACAACCCCAACCCGTACCACATCATCGGCGTGCAGAACGGCGTGCTGGCCGCATGCAAGGAAACCGGCTTCGGCCTGCAGATCCACCCGGTGGATTCCACCTCGCCGCTGCTGGCCGAGGAACTGGTGGAATTCGTCCAGCGCTCGCGCCTGGCCGGCCTGGTGCTGACCGCGCCGATGTCCGAGCGCGCCGAGCTGGTGAACGCGCTGGCCGCGCGCGGAGTGAAGCTGGTGCGCATCATCGCGGCCACCGAAGATCCGGAAGACGGCCTGCCCTGCGTCTACGTGGACGACCGCGATGCGGCCTACGAGATCACCGAACACCTGATCCAGCTGGGCCACCAGCGCATCGGCTTCCTCTGGGGCGGGCTGGCGCACCGTTCGAGCACCGAGCGCTATGCCGGCTACGAGAAGGCGCTGAAGGACTACGGCATCCCGCTCGACAAGCATCTGGTCGTGCCGGGCGACTACACCTTCGACGACGGCTTCCGCGGCGCGCGCCGGCTGCTGGCGCTGCGCGAACCGCCCACCGCGATCTTCGGCTCCAACGACGAAATCGCCGCCGGCGTGCTGGCGGCGGCCAAGTCCGCCGGCATGAACGTGCCCTACGACCTGTCCATCGCAGGCTTCGAGGACAGTCCCTTTTCCAAGCAGTCGTGGCCGCCGCTGACCACGGCCAAGCAGGCCACGCAGGACATCGCCAAGCAGGCCGCCCGCCTGCTGATCGCCGGCCTGCGCCAGGACGCCTACGACGACCATCCCACCGCCGTGCACAACCAGGGCTTCGTGCCGCAGCTGGTGGTGCGCGGTTCCACCGCGCCGGTCCGTCCACGCGCGGACCGCCCCGAACCCCTCTCGCCATGA
- a CDS encoding lipid-A-disaccharide synthase N-terminal domain-containing protein, with product MSVMNQEIVWLGWTGLHMTPWKLIGLTGAAMFGGRWLVQFVASRRARRPVIPRVFWYMSLAGSLMALSYFLFSSKQDAVGVLQNLLPAFTAAYSLYLDIRHSRRQREAGTGR from the coding sequence ATGAGCGTGATGAACCAGGAAATCGTCTGGCTGGGCTGGACCGGCCTGCACATGACGCCATGGAAACTGATCGGCCTGACCGGCGCGGCGATGTTCGGCGGCCGCTGGCTGGTGCAGTTCGTCGCCTCGCGGCGCGCGCGCCGTCCGGTGATCCCGCGCGTGTTCTGGTACATGAGCCTGGCGGGCAGCCTGATGGCGCTGAGCTACTTCCTGTTCTCGTCCAAGCAGGACGCGGTGGGCGTGCTGCAGAACCTGCTGCCGGCGTTCACCGCCGCCTACAGCCTGTACCTGGACATCCGCCATTCGCGCCGGCAGCGCGAAGCGGGAACCGGGCGCTGA
- a CDS encoding SIS domain-containing protein, with amino-acid sequence MTDTPLPAPSDTLMHQEAAQAADIVADQFARNAATVKALADDLRRNPPPFVVTCARGSSDHAATYAKYLFETQLGVVTASASPSVGSVYEAKQRLADALYVVISQSGKSPDLLRNATQAKQAGARVVALVNVEDSPLALLADTVLPLRAGPERSVAATKSYLGSLAAILHLAAHWKDEAPLHAAADALPDALRRAWQADWSALTQGLVGAHNLFVLGRGLGLAAAQEAALKFKETCGLHAEAYSSAEVKHGPMALVGPGFPVLCFAQPDETEAGTLALAQEFRGRGAQVWVASRQGDLPLAEAPHPACAPLLTIQSFYRAINALALRRGHNPDVPPHLNKVTETV; translated from the coding sequence ATGACCGACACCCCGCTGCCCGCACCTTCCGACACGCTGATGCACCAGGAGGCGGCCCAGGCCGCCGACATCGTCGCCGACCAGTTCGCGCGCAACGCCGCCACCGTGAAGGCGCTGGCCGACGACCTGCGGCGCAATCCGCCGCCGTTCGTCGTGACCTGCGCGCGCGGCAGTTCGGACCACGCCGCCACCTACGCGAAGTACCTGTTCGAGACGCAGCTCGGCGTGGTCACCGCATCGGCCTCGCCGTCGGTGGGCTCGGTGTACGAAGCGAAGCAGCGGTTGGCCGATGCGCTGTACGTGGTGATCTCGCAGTCGGGCAAGAGCCCGGACCTGCTGCGCAATGCGACGCAGGCCAAGCAGGCCGGCGCGCGCGTGGTGGCGCTGGTCAACGTGGAGGATTCGCCGCTGGCGCTGCTGGCCGATACCGTGCTGCCCCTGCGCGCCGGTCCCGAGCGCAGCGTGGCGGCGACCAAGAGCTATCTCGGTTCGCTCGCGGCGATCCTGCACCTGGCCGCGCACTGGAAGGACGAGGCGCCGTTGCATGCCGCGGCCGACGCGCTGCCCGACGCGCTGCGGCGCGCCTGGCAGGCGGACTGGTCGGCGCTGACCCAAGGGCTGGTCGGCGCGCACAACCTGTTCGTGCTGGGGCGCGGCCTGGGCCTGGCCGCCGCGCAGGAGGCGGCGCTGAAGTTCAAGGAAACCTGCGGCCTGCACGCCGAGGCCTACAGCTCGGCGGAAGTGAAGCATGGACCGATGGCGCTGGTCGGTCCGGGCTTCCCCGTGCTGTGCTTCGCCCAGCCGGACGAGACCGAAGCCGGCACGCTGGCGCTGGCGCAGGAGTTCCGCGGCCGCGGTGCGCAGGTGTGGGTGGCCTCGCGCCAGGGCGATCTGCCGCTGGCCGAAGCGCCGCATCCGGCCTGCGCGCCGCTGCTGACCATCCAGAGCTTCTATCGCGCGATCAATGCGCTGGCATTGCGGCGCGGCCACAATCCCGACGTGCCGCCGCATCTCAACAAGGTCACCGAAACGGTATGA
- a CDS encoding heparan-alpha-glucosaminide N-acetyltransferase domain-containing protein, which produces MSAAPVRFASVDALRGLTVAAMLLVNTPGDWSHVYAPLLHAEWHGVTPTDLVFPFFLFIVGVSISLGVVPRAEAGGPRAALVRALLWRAVKIVALGLALHLLAYLLLDRPHVRPWGVLQRIGVCFAVAGLLALYAKPRMQWALIGAILLGYWALLAPFGYAPYTNLPARVDTALFAPWLYQWDATLARGQDPEGLLSTWPAIATTLLGARVGAWLRAGALRAMVLSGAAAVAAGLAWSAVFPLNKALWTSSYAVFAAGCASLALALAHVLVDRLGWPALGRRFGTNAIAAYVGAAATTYLLLGLGWMQPLYRHAFAGWITPRFGPHVSSLAFALSFVGAWWLVVWAMDRRGWHLKV; this is translated from the coding sequence ATGAGCGCCGCGCCGGTCCGGTTCGCCTCCGTCGACGCGCTGCGCGGCCTGACGGTGGCGGCGATGCTGCTGGTCAACACGCCCGGCGACTGGTCGCACGTGTACGCGCCCCTGCTGCATGCGGAGTGGCACGGCGTCACGCCGACCGACCTGGTGTTCCCGTTCTTCCTCTTCATCGTCGGCGTCTCGATCTCGCTGGGGGTCGTCCCCCGCGCGGAGGCGGGCGGGCCGCGCGCGGCGCTGGTGCGGGCGCTGCTGTGGCGCGCGGTGAAGATCGTCGCGCTGGGCCTGGCACTGCACCTGCTGGCCTACCTGCTGCTGGACCGGCCGCATGTCCGGCCCTGGGGCGTGCTGCAGCGGATCGGTGTGTGCTTCGCCGTCGCGGGGCTGCTGGCGCTGTACGCGAAGCCGCGCATGCAGTGGGCGCTGATCGGCGCGATCCTGCTGGGCTACTGGGCGCTGCTGGCGCCGTTCGGCTACGCCCCCTACACGAACCTGCCCGCGCGGGTGGATACGGCCCTGTTCGCGCCGTGGCTTTACCAGTGGGATGCCACGCTCGCGCGCGGCCAGGATCCCGAGGGCCTGCTGAGCACATGGCCCGCCATCGCCACCACGCTGCTCGGCGCGCGCGTGGGCGCGTGGTTGCGCGCAGGCGCGCTCAGGGCCATGGTGCTGTCCGGCGCCGCGGCCGTGGCCGCCGGCCTGGCATGGAGCGCGGTGTTTCCGTTGAACAAGGCGCTGTGGACGTCGTCCTATGCGGTGTTCGCCGCCGGCTGCGCGTCGCTGGCGCTCGCACTGGCGCATGTGCTGGTCGACCGGCTCGGATGGCCTGCCCTGGGCCGACGTTTCGGCACGAACGCCATTGCCGCCTACGTGGGCGCGGCGGCCACGACCTACCTGTTGCTCGGGCTCGGCTGGATGCAGCCGCTGTACCGGCATGCATTCGCCGGCTGGATCACGCCGCGCTTCGGCCCCCACGTGTCGTCCCTGGCGTTCGCGCTGTCGTTCGTCGGCGCGTGGTGGCTGGTCGTGTGGGCGATGGACCGGCGGGGCTGGCATCTGAAGGTTTGA
- a CDS encoding phosphatase PAP2 family protein: MSVSPSYALPLPRRGSSRLLLASLPLLLLAWWGARQIDLHWAGWLFQWEGGAWALKRSVLLEGVLHRGGRLLSQVAWTGVLVATLWRWRSPSAPWTRPAARLLLAVFASIACVAVLKSLTHMDCPWDLAGLGGQRPFIDLFEARPATLGPAACFPAAHAAGGFAWVALYFFFRQVAPRWRHAGLGIGLLAGLVFGLAQQLRGAHFLSHDIASLAVCWGVACAVEACFGHAAPMPTEPRA; encoded by the coding sequence ATGTCGGTTTCCCCCTCGTATGCCCTGCCGCTTCCGCGCCGCGGAAGCTCGCGCCTGCTGCTCGCCTCACTGCCGTTGTTGCTGCTCGCCTGGTGGGGCGCGCGGCAGATCGACCTGCACTGGGCGGGTTGGCTGTTCCAATGGGAAGGCGGAGCGTGGGCGCTGAAGCGGAGCGTGCTGCTGGAAGGCGTGCTGCATCGGGGTGGTCGCCTGCTGAGCCAGGTCGCCTGGACCGGCGTGCTGGTGGCCACCCTGTGGCGCTGGCGCTCGCCCTCCGCCCCGTGGACGCGGCCCGCGGCGCGCCTGCTGCTGGCCGTCTTCGCGTCCATCGCCTGCGTGGCCGTGCTGAAGTCGCTGACCCACATGGACTGCCCCTGGGATCTGGCCGGACTGGGCGGGCAGCGGCCCTTCATCGACCTGTTCGAAGCGCGTCCCGCCACCCTGGGACCGGCCGCATGCTTCCCCGCGGCGCATGCCGCGGGCGGCTTCGCGTGGGTGGCGCTGTACTTCTTCTTCCGGCAGGTGGCGCCCCGCTGGCGCCATGCGGGCCTGGGCATCGGCCTGCTTGCCGGCCTGGTGTTCGGGCTGGCGCAGCAGCTTCGCGGCGCGCACTTCCTCTCGCACGACATCGCCAGCCTGGCGGTCTGCTGGGGCGTGGCGTGCGCGGTCGAGGCCTGTTTCGGTCACGCGGCCCCGATGCCGACGGAGCCGCGCGCATGA
- a CDS encoding PQQ-dependent sugar dehydrogenase, which translates to MSPPRVVPDPPFTSTPVAAFDEPWAMTFLPDGRLLVTEKGGTLRLANVATGQVGQVTGVPAVAYGGQGGLGDVLLHPRFADNRRVYLSYAEAGSGSTRGAAVARAVLTLDASGNGGSLSDLQVIWRQLPKVNGEGHYGHRLAFGADGKLWITSSDRQAMTPAQDLQSALGKLIRLNDDGSVPPDNPFAAQGGIAAQVWTLGHRNLLGIAFDNAGRLWTHEMGPAGGDELNLIERGSNYGWPVVSNGDHYDGTPIPDHATRPEFNAPEAWWTPVIAPAGLVIYSGHLFPWYRGRGFIGGLASQALIEIEFDGTQAREARRYPMGRRIREVEQGPDGALWLLEDGGGGRLLKLTPNRS; encoded by the coding sequence ATGTCGCCACCCCGCGTCGTGCCGGACCCGCCGTTCACCAGCACGCCCGTCGCCGCGTTCGATGAGCCGTGGGCGATGACCTTCCTGCCCGATGGCCGTCTGCTGGTGACCGAGAAGGGCGGCACCCTGCGGCTGGCGAACGTGGCCACCGGCCAGGTGGGCCAGGTCACCGGCGTGCCGGCCGTGGCCTATGGTGGCCAGGGTGGGCTCGGCGACGTGCTGCTGCATCCGCGCTTTGCCGACAACCGGCGGGTCTACCTGAGCTATGCCGAAGCCGGCAGCGGCAGCACGCGCGGCGCGGCGGTGGCGCGCGCCGTGCTGACGCTGGACGCCAGCGGAAACGGCGGCAGCCTGTCCGACCTGCAGGTCATCTGGCGGCAGCTGCCCAAGGTCAATGGCGAAGGCCATTACGGCCACCGCCTCGCCTTCGGTGCGGACGGCAAGCTGTGGATCACCTCCAGCGACCGCCAGGCGATGACGCCGGCGCAGGACCTGCAGTCCGCACTCGGCAAGCTTATCCGCCTGAACGACGACGGCAGCGTGCCGCCCGACAATCCGTTCGCCGCACAGGGCGGTATCGCGGCGCAGGTGTGGACGCTGGGCCACCGCAACCTGCTGGGCATCGCGTTCGACAATGCCGGACGGCTGTGGACGCACGAGATGGGCCCCGCCGGCGGCGACGAACTGAACCTGATCGAGCGCGGCAGCAACTACGGCTGGCCGGTCGTCTCCAACGGCGACCATTACGACGGCACGCCGATTCCCGACCATGCCACGCGCCCGGAATTCAATGCGCCGGAAGCCTGGTGGACGCCGGTGATCGCACCGGCGGGTTTGGTCATCTACTCGGGCCACCTGTTCCCGTGGTATCGCGGCCGGGGCTTCATCGGCGGCCTGGCATCGCAGGCGCTGATCGAGATCGAATTCGACGGCACGCAGGCGCGCGAGGCGCGGCGCTATCCGATGGGGCGGCGCATCCGCGAGGTCGAGCAGGGACCCGACGGCGCACTGTGGCTGCTCGAGGACGGTGGCGGCGGGCGTCTTCTGAAGCTGACGCCCAATCGCAGTTGA
- a CDS encoding glycosyltransferase family 2 protein: MTALSIVIPVFNERGNIGPLVHEVVQHLRGRIPFDIVCVDDQSQDDTRDVLTALKAEVPELRVLVHQRRSGQSTAIRTGVKHALSPWIATLDGDGQNDPADIPKLLAAREQADAQTKLFAGWRVDRKDTASKRWASRWANRIRQRLLRDDTPDTGCGIKLFERAAFLDLPYFDHMHRYLPALMQRAGWKTVSVPVSHRPRGSGQSKYTNLGRALVGIRDLMGVSWLIQRSHVTPVSEIGTGRKP, translated from the coding sequence ATGACGGCCCTTTCCATCGTGATCCCGGTGTTCAACGAGCGCGGCAACATCGGCCCGCTGGTGCATGAGGTGGTGCAGCACCTGCGGGGGCGCATTCCGTTCGACATCGTCTGCGTCGACGACCAGTCCCAGGACGACACCCGCGACGTGCTGACCGCGCTGAAGGCGGAAGTGCCGGAGCTGCGCGTGCTGGTGCACCAGCGCCGCAGCGGGCAGAGCACCGCCATCCGCACCGGCGTGAAGCATGCCCTGTCGCCCTGGATCGCCACGCTGGACGGCGACGGCCAGAACGATCCCGCCGACATTCCCAAGCTGCTGGCCGCGCGCGAGCAGGCCGATGCGCAGACCAAGCTGTTCGCCGGCTGGCGCGTGGACCGCAAGGACACCGCCAGCAAGCGCTGGGCCTCGCGCTGGGCCAACCGCATCCGCCAGCGCCTGCTGCGCGACGACACGCCGGACACCGGCTGCGGCATCAAGCTGTTCGAGCGTGCGGCCTTCCTGGACCTGCCCTACTTCGACCACATGCACCGCTACCTGCCGGCACTGATGCAGCGCGCGGGCTGGAAGACGGTCAGCGTGCCGGTCTCGCACCGGCCACGCGGTTCGGGCCAGTCCAAATACACCAACCTGGGACGCGCGCTGGTGGGCATCCGGGACCTGATGGGCGTGTCCTGGCTGATCCAGCGCAGCCACGTCACCCCCGTCAGCGAGATCGGCACGGGGCGCAAGCCATGA
- a CDS encoding phosphoethanolamine--lipid A transferase → MSTTALHDSPFVRTWQRVRGLLLARPRMGTETLIVGACLYFSLFANGVFWRAAAPQPLAQWQWTLSLFLLVTAANGVWLTLLVWRRTARVALSLLVVTSALAGHYMAAYGIYIDADMVRNVLHTDWREASELAGVDALLPLLATLPALVVIWRVRLRQRTWKRTLSLRLALLAGMVGTAVLGVLPVTQPLTAFLRNQREVRYLVTPANVLVSLAKVVSEEPPGRARAQRPIGEDAVQSPAATMRRPRLLVLVVGETARAANWGLNGYARQTTPELARRGVLNFPHVTACGSSTEVSLPCMFSPYGRAHYDEQAIRGHQSVLHVLQRAGVATLWRDNQSGCKGVCSGLPVEDMRARQDAALCDGVRCHDGILLDGLADAARRHAGDQVIVLHMLGNHGPTYFERYPPAFRRFAPVCESSDLGRCSREQIVNAYDNALGYTDHVLATAIDTLATLPGYDTALLYVSDHGESLGEKGLYLHGMPYSIAPREQLEVPMVAWFSDGWRASTRLDARCLRRVAAAPHSHDDLFHTLLGLADVRTSLYQPDHDIFLTCRAGQ, encoded by the coding sequence ATGAGCACCACCGCCCTGCACGATTCGCCGTTCGTCCGTACCTGGCAGCGCGTGCGCGGCCTGCTCCTGGCGCGCCCGCGGATGGGCACCGAGACGCTGATCGTCGGCGCATGCCTGTACTTCAGCCTGTTCGCCAATGGCGTGTTCTGGCGGGCGGCCGCACCACAACCGCTGGCGCAATGGCAATGGACGCTGTCGCTGTTCCTGCTGGTCACCGCGGCCAACGGCGTGTGGCTGACGCTGCTGGTGTGGCGCCGCACCGCCCGCGTGGCGCTGTCGCTGCTGGTGGTGACGTCCGCGCTGGCCGGCCACTACATGGCGGCCTACGGGATCTACATCGATGCCGACATGGTGCGCAACGTGCTGCACACCGACTGGCGCGAGGCCAGCGAGCTGGCCGGCGTCGACGCGCTGTTGCCGCTGCTGGCCACGCTGCCCGCACTGGTGGTGATCTGGCGCGTCCGGCTTCGGCAACGCACATGGAAGCGCACGCTGTCCCTGCGCCTCGCCCTGCTGGCCGGCATGGTCGGCACCGCCGTGCTGGGCGTACTGCCGGTGACCCAGCCGCTGACCGCCTTCCTGCGCAACCAGCGCGAAGTGCGCTACCTGGTTACGCCGGCCAATGTGCTGGTCTCGCTGGCGAAGGTGGTCAGCGAAGAACCGCCTGGACGGGCGCGGGCGCAACGGCCGATCGGCGAGGATGCCGTGCAGTCGCCGGCGGCCACCATGCGCCGGCCGCGCCTGCTGGTGCTGGTGGTGGGCGAAACGGCCCGCGCCGCGAACTGGGGCCTCAACGGCTATGCGAGGCAGACCACCCCCGAGCTCGCGCGGCGCGGGGTGCTGAACTTTCCCCACGTCACCGCCTGCGGCAGCAGCACGGAGGTCTCGCTGCCGTGCATGTTCTCGCCGTACGGGCGCGCGCACTACGACGAGCAGGCCATCCGCGGACACCAGTCGGTGCTGCACGTCCTGCAGCGCGCGGGCGTGGCCACGCTGTGGCGCGACAACCAGTCCGGCTGCAAGGGCGTGTGCTCGGGGCTGCCGGTGGAGGACATGCGCGCGCGCCAGGACGCGGCCCTGTGCGATGGCGTGCGCTGCCATGACGGAATCCTGCTGGACGGATTGGCCGATGCCGCCCGCCGCCACGCGGGCGACCAGGTGATCGTCCTGCACATGCTGGGCAACCATGGCCCGACCTACTTCGAACGCTATCCGCCCGCATTCCGCCGGTTCGCCCCGGTCTGCGAATCCTCGGACCTGGGGCGCTGCAGCCGGGAACAGATCGTCAACGCCTACGACAACGCCCTGGGCTACACGGACCACGTCCTGGCCACGGCCATCGACACGCTGGCCACCCTGCCCGGCTACGACACGGCCCTGTTGTACGTCTCGGACCACGGGGAATCGCTGGGCGAGAAGGGCCTGTACCTGCACGGCATGCCGTATTCGATCGCGCCCCGTGAACAGCTGGAGGTGCCGATGGTGGCCTGGTTCTCGGACGGCTGGCGCGCGTCCACCCGGCTGGACGCGCGCTGCCTGCGACGGGTGGCCGCCGCCCCCCACAGCCACGACGACCTGTTCCATACGCTGCTGGGACTGGCCGACGTGCGGACCTCGCTGTACCAGCCGGACCACGACATTTTCCTGACCTGCCGGGCGGGACAATAA